CATGATCGATCATCTGCTGCTTTTCGTAATATCGGATAGTATCCGGCGTGACGTTCGCAAGCTTCGCAAGTTCACCGATGCGGTACATAACTACTCCTCGCTTATTTTCTGCATCAATCTTTCACCGTATTCACCGTGCAGAAAATCAGTGTTCATCCCAGACTGGCGTAGCTTGAGTTCAAGCAGGGCGAGGCGGCGGCTAAGTTCAGAATGTCGTGGATCGTCATGGCGGATCCCTTTGAGAAGATCGGCCAGTTCAACAGCCTCTCTGCGCTGTTCGAGCTCCGGGGGGAGACAGCCCGCATTTTTCAGCAAATGGTATCCAGCCCGTAATTCCGGTGCGATGTGCGAGTCATCGTCAAGCGCAAGGCGTTCGCCGCTCCCGGGGAGATCGTCGAATTCACCTTTTTTTTGGGCATCGCGAATATGGCGTTCTGCCCACTGGTCGAGCAACCACATTACCAGCTCCAGGAGATGAACAGAATTGATACAGACATTGTAGAGAAGTGGGGATATCGCGGATATAAAAAAACCCGCCGGAGCGGGTTTTTTTACGTTACTGCAGATTACTCTGCAGCAGCTTCTGCTTTCTCTGAACGATCAACCAGCTCGATGTAAGCCATCGGCGCGTTGTCGCCTGCACGGAAACCACACTTCAGAATGCGAGTGTAACCACCGGCACGGCTCGCGAAACGCGGGCCCAGTTCGTTAAACAGTTTTGCCACGATCTCGTTATCACGAGTACGGGCGAATGCCAGACGACGATTAGCAACGCTGTCAGTCTTGGCAAGAGTAATCAGCGGCTCAACTACGCGACGCAGCTCTTTCGCTTTAGGCAGGGTCGTCTTGATGATCTCATGACGAACCAGTGAACCTGCCATGTTGCGGAACATAGCCTGGCGATGGCTGCTGTTGCGGTTCAGTTGACGACCACTCTTACGATGGCGCATGACCTTATCCTTCTCAGTAAAACCTTAACCTGTGATCCGGTTACTCGTCAGCAATGCTTGCTGGTGGCCAGTTTTCCAGGCGCATGCCCAGAGACAGACCACGTGAAGCCAGCACGTCTTTAATCTCGGTAAGAGATTTTTTACCCAGGTTCGGCGTTTTCAGCAACTCAACCTCGGTACGCTGTACCAGATCACCGATATAGTGGATAGCTTCTGCCTTGAGGCAGTTAGCAGAGCGGACAGTCAATTCGAGATCGTCAACAGGGCGCAGCAGGATCGGATCGAATTCTGGTTTCTCTTCTTTCACTTCCGGCTGACGTACATCACGTAAGTCAACGAAAGCTTCCAGTTGTTCTGCCAGGATGGTCGCCGCACGACGAATCGCCTCTTCAGGATCGATTGTGCCGTTGGTTTCCATTTCGATGACCAGCTTGTCCAGGTCGGTACGCTGTTCTACACGCGCTGCTTCAACATTGTAGGCAATACGCTCTACAGGGCTATAGCATGCGTCGACCAGCAGACGGCCGATTGGGCGCTCATCTTCTTCCGAATGAATTCGGGCAGAAGCCGGCACATAACCACGACCGCGCTGAACTTTGATACGCATGCTAATAGCTGCGTTCTCATCGGTCAGGTGGCAGATCACGTGCTGCGGCTTGACGATTTCAACATCACCGTCGTGGGTGATGTCGGCTGCAGTCACAGGGCCAATGCCAGATTTATTCAGAGTAAGAATAACTTCATCTTTACCCTGAACTCTCACCGCCAGCCCTTTCAGGTTGAGCAGGATTTCAAGGATATCTTCCTGAACGCCTTCTTTGGTGCTGTACTCATGAAGTACACCATCAATCTCAACCTCGGTCACCGCGCAACCCGGCATCGATGAGAGCAGAATACGGCGCAGTGCGTTACCCAGAGTATGGCCAAAGCCACGCTCTAAAGGCTCAAGGGTCACCTTGGCGTGCGTCGAACTCACTTGCTCGATATCTACCAGGCGCGGTTTTAGAAACTCTGTCACAGAACCCTGCATTGTGTCCTCTCTTTGGTACTAAGCTTTACTTGGAGTAAAGCTCGACGATCAGGTGTTCGTTAATGTCCGCAGACAGATCAGAACGTTCTGGCTGACGCTTGAACGTACCTTCCATCTTGCCAGCATCAACTTCCAGCCAGGTTGGCTTTTCACGCTGCTCAGCCAGCTCCAGAGCGGCCTTCACGCGAGATTGCTTTTTCGCTTTCTCACGAATGCTAACAACGTCATTCGCTTTAACCTGATAAGAAGCGATGTTAACAACACGACCGTTTACCATGATTGCTTTGTGGCTAACCAGCTGACGTGATTCAGCACGAGTAGCGCCGAAGCCCATACGGTATACAACGTTGTCCAGACGACCTTCCAGCAGAGCCAGCAGGTTTTCACCTGTGTTGCCTTTCAGACGTGCTGCTTCTTTATAGTAGTTACGGAACTGACGCTCCAGCACACCGTACATACGGCGAACTTTTTGCTTTTCACGCAACTGCACACCATAGTCAGACAGACGCGGTTTACGCGCACCGTGCTGGCCAGGAGCTTGTTCAATTTTACACTTGGTATCGATCGCGCGAACGCCAGACTTAAGGAATAAGTCGGTGCCCTCACGACGGCTCAGCTTGAGCTTAGGACCCAAATATCTTGCCATTTTCTATCTCCAACTAACCTAAAAAACGGAGCGTTATACGCGACGTTTTTTCGGCGGACGACAACCGTTATGAGGGATCGGAGTCACATCAGTAATATTCGTGATGCGGAAACCAGCGGCGTTCAGAGCGCGAACAGTAGATTCACGACCCGGACCCGGACCTTTAACCATAACTTCCAGATTCTTGATGCCGTATTCTTTTACGGCTTCTGCGCAACGCTCTGCTGCAACCTGAGCTGCGAACGGAGTGGATTTGCGAGAACCACGGAAACCGGAACCACCGGCTGTTGCCCAACCCAATGCGTTACCCTGACGATCAGTAATAGTAACGATGGTGTTGTTGAAAGAAGCATGGATATGAGCCACGCCGTCAGAGACTTGTTTTCTTACACGTTTACGTGCACGAACTGGTGCCTTTGCCATTATTCAATCACCCCGATTATTTCTTGATCGGTTTGCGCGGACCCTTACGGGTACGTGCGTTGGTCTTAGTACGCTGACCGCGCACTGGCAGACCACGACGATGACGCAAACCGCGATAGCAACCAAGATCCATCAGGCGCTTGATGCTCATGCTGATTTCACGGCGCAGATCACCTTCAACGACAAATTTGGCAACTTCGTCACGCAGCGTGTCGATTTGTTCTTCAGACAGCTCACTGATCTTAACATCTTCAGCGATACCCGCTGCAGCCAGAATGGCTTTAGAACGGGTCTTGCCGACGCCGTAGATCGAAGTTAATGCGATCACAGCATGTTTCTGATCAGGAATGTTAATGCCTGCTATACGGGCCACTATGCACTCCTACTATTTAATATGTACGCACCATGCTGAAAAGCCCGTTTTCAGGATACTCAAATGGAAACGTACAGACATACAAAAGATTGGCTGGCTAATCTAGCCAGCTCAACCCAACTTTGCAAGAAAAATATGCGAAATAATCAGCCTTGGCGCTGTTTATGCTTCGGCTCGGCACTGCAAATCACACGGATGACACCATCACGCTTAACGATTTTGCAGTTACGGCATAATTTCTTGACGGAAGCACGAACTTTCATTTTTACTCTCCGTAACTTCTCAGGCGACCATTTAGCGGCCGTAGCCTTTCAGGTTCGCCTTCTTCAATGCAGACTCGTACTGACTGGACATCATCAGAGTTTGCACTTGAGCCATAAAGTCCATAATCACGACAACAACGATAAGCAGTGAGGTCCCACCGAAGTAGAACGGTACTTTCATTGCATCACGCATGAACTCCGGGATCAGGCAGATAAAAGTAATATAAAGCGCACCAACCAAAGTCAGGCGAGTCATTACTTTATCGATATACTTCGCCGTTTGCTCTCCCGGACGAATTCCTGGTACAAATGCACCGGACTTCTTCAGGTTATCTGCTGTTTCACGCGGGTTGAAGACCAACGCCGTGTAGAAGAAACAGAAGAAGATGATCGCAGACGCATAGAGTAACACATAAAGTGGTTGCCCAGGCTGCAAATACAGCGAAATTGTTGTCAGCCAGTTCCAACCAGTACCGCCCCCGAACCATGACGCGATGGTCGCCGGGAACAGAATAATACTGGAAGCGAAGATAGCCGGGATAACCCCCGCCATGTTCACTTTCAGCGGTAAATGTGTGCTCTGTGCAGCATAGACACGACGACCCTGCTGACGTTTAGCGTAGTTCACCACAATGCGGCGTTGACCACGTTCAACAAAGACAACAAAGAACGTCACTGCAAATACTAATACTGCAACCAACAGCAACAGGAGGAAGTGCAGGTCGCCTTGACGCGCTTGCTCGATAGTATGGGCGATGGCTGGCGGGAGGCCCGCAACAATACCGGCGAAGATAATGATAGAGATACCGTTACCGATACCACGCTCAGTAATCTGTTCGCCGAGCCACATCAGGAACATAGTCCCTGTGACCAGACTTACA
This region of Enterobacter asburiae genomic DNA includes:
- a CDS encoding DUF1992 domain-containing protein codes for the protein MWLLDQWAERHIRDAQKKGEFDDLPGSGERLALDDDSHIAPELRAGYHLLKNAGCLPPELEQRREAVELADLLKGIRHDDPRHSELSRRLALLELKLRQSGMNTDFLHGEYGERLMQKISEE
- the rplQ gene encoding 50S ribosomal protein L17 codes for the protein MRHRKSGRQLNRNSSHRQAMFRNMAGSLVRHEIIKTTLPKAKELRRVVEPLITLAKTDSVANRRLAFARTRDNEIVAKLFNELGPRFASRAGGYTRILKCGFRAGDNAPMAYIELVDRSEKAEAAAE
- a CDS encoding DNA-directed RNA polymerase subunit alpha encodes the protein MQGSVTEFLKPRLVDIEQVSSTHAKVTLEPLERGFGHTLGNALRRILLSSMPGCAVTEVEIDGVLHEYSTKEGVQEDILEILLNLKGLAVRVQGKDEVILTLNKSGIGPVTAADITHDGDVEIVKPQHVICHLTDENAAISMRIKVQRGRGYVPASARIHSEEDERPIGRLLVDACYSPVERIAYNVEAARVEQRTDLDKLVIEMETNGTIDPEEAIRRAATILAEQLEAFVDLRDVRQPEVKEEKPEFDPILLRPVDDLELTVRSANCLKAEAIHYIGDLVQRTEVELLKTPNLGKKSLTEIKDVLASRGLSLGMRLENWPPASIADE
- the rpsD gene encoding 30S ribosomal protein S4, translated to MARYLGPKLKLSRREGTDLFLKSGVRAIDTKCKIEQAPGQHGARKPRLSDYGVQLREKQKVRRMYGVLERQFRNYYKEAARLKGNTGENLLALLEGRLDNVVYRMGFGATRAESRQLVSHKAIMVNGRVVNIASYQVKANDVVSIREKAKKQSRVKAALELAEQREKPTWLEVDAGKMEGTFKRQPERSDLSADINEHLIVELYSK
- the rpsK gene encoding 30S ribosomal protein S11 — translated: MAKAPVRARKRVRKQVSDGVAHIHASFNNTIVTITDRQGNALGWATAGGSGFRGSRKSTPFAAQVAAERCAEAVKEYGIKNLEVMVKGPGPGRESTVRALNAAGFRITNITDVTPIPHNGCRPPKKRRV
- the rpsM gene encoding 30S ribosomal protein S13; the encoded protein is MARIAGINIPDQKHAVIALTSIYGVGKTRSKAILAAAGIAEDVKISELSEEQIDTLRDEVAKFVVEGDLRREISMSIKRLMDLGCYRGLRHRRGLPVRGQRTKTNARTRKGPRKPIKK
- the rpmJ gene encoding 50S ribosomal protein L36 codes for the protein MKVRASVKKLCRNCKIVKRDGVIRVICSAEPKHKQRQG
- the secY gene encoding preprotein translocase subunit SecY encodes the protein MAKQPGLDFQSAKGGFGELKRRLLFVIGALIVFRIGSFIPIPGIDAAVLAKLLEQQRGTIIEMFNMFSGGALSRASIFALGIMPYISASIIIQLLTVVHPALAELKKEGESGRRKISQYTRYGTLVLAIFQSIGIATGLPNMPGMQGLVLNPGFAFYFTAVVSLVTGTMFLMWLGEQITERGIGNGISIIIFAGIVAGLPPAIAHTIEQARQGDLHFLLLLLVAVLVFAVTFFVVFVERGQRRIVVNYAKRQQGRRVYAAQSTHLPLKVNMAGVIPAIFASSIILFPATIASWFGGGTGWNWLTTISLYLQPGQPLYVLLYASAIIFFCFFYTALVFNPRETADNLKKSGAFVPGIRPGEQTAKYIDKVMTRLTLVGALYITFICLIPEFMRDAMKVPFYFGGTSLLIVVVVIMDFMAQVQTLMMSSQYESALKKANLKGYGR